Proteins encoded within one genomic window of Nitrospinota bacterium:
- the fabG gene encoding 3-oxoacyl-ACP reductase FabG, with protein MFDFSGYTVIVTGGTRGIGGAISESFLASGAKVIAIYAGNEAGAENFRNKNASHSANLETLKLNVADYESVEKFFDKFEEKHEKLDVLVNCAGIRRDSIVGMMKPADWQDVIDINLTGTFNMSKFSVLQMMRKKQGRIINITSPSGRIGIEGQANYAASKAGQVAFTKSLSKETASRKITVNCVSPGFIETDLIADLPEQAREDYKKIIPLRRFGTPGEVAPAVLFLASKEASYITGTVLEVSGGL; from the coding sequence GTGTTTGATTTTTCCGGTTATACGGTAATAGTTACCGGCGGAACAAGGGGGATCGGCGGAGCCATATCCGAATCGTTTCTCGCTTCCGGAGCCAAGGTGATAGCCATATATGCCGGAAATGAAGCTGGAGCGGAAAATTTCCGAAATAAAAACGCCTCGCATTCCGCAAATCTTGAAACCTTGAAACTCAATGTAGCTGACTATGAAAGCGTTGAGAAGTTTTTTGACAAATTCGAAGAGAAGCATGAAAAGCTTGATGTTCTTGTCAATTGCGCCGGCATCAGGCGGGACTCCATTGTAGGAATGATGAAACCGGCCGACTGGCAGGACGTGATCGATATAAACCTGACCGGGACTTTCAACATGTCGAAATTCTCCGTACTGCAGATGATGCGCAAAAAACAGGGGAGGATCATCAATATCACAAGTCCAAGCGGACGAATCGGTATTGAAGGGCAGGCAAACTACGCCGCTTCCAAGGCCGGACAGGTAGCATTTACCAAATCGCTTTCAAAGGAGACCGCATCGAGGAAGATAACCGTTAATTGCGTCAGTCCCGGATTCATAGAGACTGACCTGATAGCCGATCTTCCGGAACAGGCGCGTGAAGATTATAAAAAGATCATTCCTCTGCGACGCTTTGGAACTCCTGGTGAAGTTGCCCCTGCCGTTCTCTTTCTCGCTTCAAAGGAGGCATCCTATATCACCGGCACCGTACTTGAAGTGAGCGGCGGATTATAG
- the fabZ gene encoding 3-hydroxyacyl-ACP dehydratase FabZ, whose translation MEDILRAIPHRPPFLFLDRITESGSNFLKAEKELKPELDFFKGHYPSFPIMPGVLICEAIFQAGAILLSKLVEAGSDKVPVLTRIKNARFKRMVRPGDILNVHTEIIEKLGEVFFMRGKALVGGKTAVDVEYACTLAMMEGANE comes from the coding sequence ATGGAAGATATTTTAAGAGCCATACCTCATCGCCCCCCTTTTCTCTTTCTCGATAGAATCACCGAATCGGGCTCAAATTTCCTGAAAGCGGAAAAGGAGCTGAAACCGGAACTCGATTTCTTCAAGGGGCACTATCCTTCTTTTCCTATCATGCCGGGGGTACTGATCTGCGAGGCGATATTCCAGGCCGGGGCAATACTCCTTTCAAAACTTGTTGAAGCCGGTTCCGACAAGGTGCCGGTGCTTACCAGGATAAAAAACGCCCGGTTTAAAAGGATGGTTCGTCCTGGAGACATACTAAACGTACACACGGAGATCATCGAAAAACTTGGGGAGGTCTTTTTCATGCGCGGGAAAGCGCTCGTTGGGGGGAAGACCGCCGTAGACGTGGAATACGCTTGCACACTTGCCATGATGGAAGGTGCTAACGAATGA
- a CDS encoding SDR family oxidoreductase, producing MSFLGFEGKNYLIFGVANKKSVAYHIADIIRREGGNLYLSVQDEEKKNAAEKLFPEAKIFTCNVSDENDITRLAREVKDAAGSVHGIVHSVAFANFSEGIKSFHETVKKDFQEALDISCFSLITIANAFKDIIDAKGSVVTISISTTRMASENYGYMAPIKAALDSSLAFLAKSFSHFSEVRFNAVGPGLLKTSASAGIPGYVDSYLYAQNMTLRKRAVETREAANVAAFLLSDASSGVTTQKIVVDGGMDTNYFDKDTIKKVLE from the coding sequence ATGAGCTTTCTCGGATTTGAAGGGAAGAATTACCTGATTTTCGGCGTAGCAAACAAAAAGAGCGTCGCTTATCACATCGCCGATATCATACGGAGGGAAGGTGGAAACCTCTACCTCTCCGTGCAGGATGAAGAGAAAAAAAATGCCGCGGAAAAACTCTTCCCAGAAGCCAAGATATTTACCTGCAACGTATCAGATGAAAATGACATTACTCGCCTCGCACGCGAAGTAAAGGATGCGGCCGGATCGGTACACGGTATTGTCCACTCCGTGGCTTTCGCCAATTTTTCCGAAGGGATAAAATCGTTTCACGAAACCGTGAAAAAGGATTTCCAGGAAGCGCTTGATATCTCCTGCTTTTCGCTTATCACGATAGCGAATGCTTTCAAGGATATCATTGACGCGAAAGGCTCCGTGGTAACGATCTCAATCTCCACCACGCGCATGGCATCGGAGAATTATGGCTACATGGCCCCTATAAAGGCCGCGCTTGATTCCTCCCTCGCTTTTCTCGCGAAAAGCTTCAGCCATTTCAGCGAAGTGAGGTTCAACGCCGTCGGCCCCGGATTATTGAAAACTTCAGCCTCAGCGGGGATACCAGGCTACGTTGATTCTTACCTGTACGCGCAGAATATGACTCTAAGAAAGCGCGCAGTGGAGACGCGCGAAGCAGCAAACGTAGCCGCGTTCCTCCTTAGCGATGCGTCGAGCGGAGTAACTACGCAGAAAATAGTCGTAGACGGCGGGATGGACACCAACTATTTCGACAAGGATACGATAAAAAAAGTACTTGAATAA
- a CDS encoding glycosyltransferase family 2 protein → MDKGNAGKPSVSAVILTWNRREDLAQTLDILSTDPYENLEIIVIDNNSTDDTDKMVTGRFPAVSYLKLEDNVGIAGYNIGFKKAAGEYIVAFDSDSYPHRDAIGKMVKLFDENRDAGVVAFDVHSPTQTALNADIKDNSVNEIVGYHGAGVGFRREVFRDAGYWFEPFFLYFNEMDHAMRVSRAGYKIIRTPSIRAFHKSSISSRPSANGPYYYVRNALWLAWRNYPLFPMFWTTLHIIYMAVSEAFNQHTFIYIKALYDAFVRIDEIIASRDPLKTELFRKTRVPLSLAFSRWG, encoded by the coding sequence ATGGACAAAGGGAATGCCGGGAAACCAAGCGTGAGCGCAGTTATACTCACATGGAACCGCAGGGAGGATCTCGCGCAAACGCTTGATATTCTATCGACTGACCCCTACGAAAACCTGGAAATTATCGTGATAGACAATAACTCAACCGACGATACCGATAAAATGGTCACGGGGCGCTTTCCTGCCGTAAGCTACCTGAAGCTGGAAGATAATGTCGGAATCGCCGGTTATAACATCGGCTTTAAAAAGGCGGCCGGAGAGTATATTGTCGCATTTGATTCCGATTCCTATCCTCACCGTGACGCTATAGGCAAAATGGTAAAACTTTTCGATGAGAACAGGGACGCGGGGGTTGTAGCTTTTGATGTCCACTCTCCCACCCAGACCGCCTTAAATGCCGACATAAAGGACAACTCGGTAAACGAGATAGTTGGATATCACGGAGCAGGCGTAGGTTTTCGGCGCGAGGTGTTCCGGGATGCTGGATACTGGTTTGAGCCTTTTTTCCTCTATTTCAATGAGATGGATCACGCAATGCGGGTTTCCAGAGCCGGATACAAAATCATTCGAACCCCTTCTATCCGAGCGTTCCATAAATCGAGTATCTCATCCAGGCCATCCGCCAACGGCCCCTACTATTACGTTCGGAACGCGCTATGGCTCGCATGGAGAAACTATCCTCTCTTCCCGATGTTCTGGACTACCCTTCATATCATTTACATGGCGGTTTCGGAAGCGTTCAATCAGCACACCTTTATATACATAAAAGCCCTATACGACGCTTTCGTGCGTATAGACGAAATAATTGCGTCCAGGGATCCTTTGAAAACGGAACTTTTCAGGAAAACTCGTGTCCCTCTCAGTCTCGCATTTTCCAGGTGGGGATAA